In Candidatus Omnitrophota bacterium, the genomic window GGCCGAAATGACGAACCTCGGCGTGCCGGTGCCGCCGGGATTCACCATCACCACCGACGTCTGCCGCCAATTTTACGAGTTGGGCGGACGGTGGCCGAAGGGGCTGGAGCACGAGTTAGCGCAGAGACTGAAATGGCTGGAAGGCGTGACGAAGAAAGGGTTTGGCGACCCCAAGAATCCGCTGCTGGTTTCCGTGCGGTCAGGGGCGGCGGTGTCCATGCCTGGGATGATGGACACGATTCTCAACCTGGGGTTGAACACGCAGACCGTCCATGGCCTCGTGGTGAAAACCGAGAATCCTCGGTTCGTGTTCGACGCCTACCGCCGCTTCATCCAGATGTACGGCGATGTCGTCTTAGAAGTGGAGCGCAAACAATTTGAGGAGGCACTCGGCAAGCACAAGGCGACGCATGGCGTGAAGACCGATGCCGAGCTCCCCGCCGAGGCGCTCAAAGCGCTTGTCGCCGACTACAAGCAGATCGTCAAGCGCGCCAAGGGCGCCGACTTTCCCGAAGACCCGATGGAGCAGCTGCGTGGGGCGATCAACGCCGTCTTCTCCTCCTGGAATAACGAACGCGCAAAAATCTATCGCCGGCTCAACAACATCACCGGCTTAGCTGGCACCGCCGTCACCGTTCAGTCGATGGTCTTTGGCAACATGGGCAAGACCTCGCTGACCGGGGTCTGTTTTACGCGTGATCCTAGCACGGGCGAAAACGTCTTCTACGGCGAGTATCTCGTCAATGCGCAGGGCGAAGATGTCGTCGCTGGCATTCGCACACCCAAGCCGGTCGCCGAACTGAAGAAGGAATTCCCTAAGCTCTACGACCAGCTCTTCAAGGTGGGCAAGCGCCTCGAGAAGTACTTTAAGGAAGTCCAGGACCTTGAGTTCACGGTCGAAGAAGGCGTCCTCTATATGCTGCAAGCGCGCACCGGCAAGCGCACGGCGCGAGCCGCAACCACGTTTGCCACCGATTTCGTCAACGAGGGCGTGATCTCGAAAGAAGCCGCGCTCTTGCGGATCGACCCTGCGCAGATCGACCAGCTCTTGCATCCGACGATCGATCCGAAGGCCAAACTCAGCGTGATCGCCAAAGGGCTGCCGGCGTCTCCTGGGGCTGCGGTCGGAAAAGTGGTCTTCCATGCCCGCCGAGCGGTGGAGCTTGCCGAGGCGGGCTCGCGCGTCATCTTGGTCCGCGAAGAAACATCGCCCGAGGATATCGAAGGCATGCACGCGGCCCAAGGCATCCTCACGTCACGTGGGGGAATCACAAGCCATGCAGCCGTTGTTGGACGAGGGATGGGGAAATGCTGTGTCGTAGGTTGTAGTGAGATTACCGTACATGAGGAGGAAAGTCGCTTTACCGTGGGTGATGTTGTCGTCAAGGAGCTTGACTGGATTACGCTTAACGGGACGACCGGCGAGGTCATGCTGGGCGAAGCCCCGCTGGTGGAGCCGCAGCTCACGGGCAGTTTCAAGCAGATCCTGGACTGGGCCGATGGGATCCGCCGTCTGAAGATTCGGGCCAACGCGGATACGCCGCACGATGCCACCGTGGCGCGCGATTTCGGCGCGGAGGGCATCGGATTGTGCCGCACCGAGCACATGTTCTTTGCCGAGGATCGGCTGCCGGCGGTGCGCGAAATGATCCTGGCCAAAAATGTGGCCGCGCGCAAGAAGGCGCTCGCCAAGCTGCTGCCGTTTCAGCGGGACGATTTCAAAGGCATCTTTGAGGCGATGCGAGGGCTGCCCGTGACGATTCGCCTGCTTGATCCGCCGCTGCATGAGTTTCTGCCGGCGACCCCGGAGGATCAGGAGCGCGTGGCCAAGCAGCTGGGCATTCCTGTCCGGCAGTTGGCGGACACCGTCAACACCCTACATGAAATCAATCCCATGCTCGGGCACCGCGGCTGCCGGCTCGGCCTGACCTATCCGGAGATCAACGAAATGCAAGCGCAAGCCATCTTCGAGGCCACCTGTGAGCTGGCCCGCGACGGGATCAAGGTGATTCCTGAGGTCATGATCCCGCTCGTGGGTCATCCGAATGAGTTTCGGGTTGCCAAGCGCACGATCGATGACGTGGCCAAGCACACGATGGAACGCTTTCAGATGACGTTCACCTACCTCGTCGGCACCATGATTGAGGTGCCGCGCGCCGCGGTGGTGGCTGATGTCATTGCCCACGAGGCCGAATTCTTCAGCTTCGGCACCAATGACTTGACCCAGATGACCTTCGGCTTCTCGCGCGATGACATCGGCAAGTTCTTGCCGCACTATTTAAAGGAAGGGATCCTGCCGGCCGATCCATTCGTGAAACTCGATCAGGAGGGGGTCGGCGAGTTGATCAAGCTGGGCGTTCGCAAGGGCCGGGCCACGCGGAAGGATCTGAAGGTCGGCATCTGCGGCGAGCATGGTGGGGAGCCTTCCTCTATTGAGTTCTGCCACCGCCTGGGCTTCGACTATGTGTCCTGTTCGCCGTATCGCGTGCCCGTGGCCCGGCTGGCCGCCGCCCAAGCCGTGTTGAGAGAGAAACATAAAGGGTGATTACACAGATTGCGAAATGCGATTACACAGATTATTAAGGCGTTTTAATCTGTGTAATCATCCTTGGAAATCTGTGTAATCATATATATGGATCCGATTCGTTCGTACTTAAAAGATATCAAGTCCATCCCCTTGCTCAACGCCAAGCAGGAGATCGAGTTGGCGAAGAAAATCCAAAAAGGCGACGCGAGGGCCCGCCGCCAGATGACGACCGCCAACCTGCGGCTCGTGATCAATATCGCCAAGCGATACTCCCACCTCGGCGTCCCCCTCCTTGATCTCGTTGAGGAAGGCAATCTCGGCCTCATGAAAGCGGTCACCAAGTACAATCCGAAAAAAGGCTTTCGCTTTTCCACGTATGGGGCGTGGTGGATCCGCCAATACATTACGCGGGCCATCGCCAATCAGGGCAAGACGGTTCGCATCCCGGTCTACATGACCGAGATGCTCTCGAAATTCAAGCGCGTCACCGAGGAGCTCGCGCAGAAGCTTGGCCGCAAACCCACCATCCCTGAACTGGCCAGACGGATGCGGCTGCCGGAGGAGCGCGTGGAACGGCTGCAAGAGCTGGCGAATGCGCCCCAAGCCACCTCCCTGGAAACGCCGGTCGGTGATGAGGGTGAAACCGAAATGATCGATTTGCTTCAGGATGAGCACAGCGCAACCCCCGAAGAGGACATCACGCGTTTTCTGCAGCACGAGCGCATTGATGCGCTGCTGGCGAAGCTCAATGAGCGTGAGCGGAAGATCATTCTCCTGCGCTACGGCCTCATTGATGAAATCACCCGCACGCTGGGGGAAACCGCCAAGCATTTTGGCATCACCCGCGAGCGTGTGCGCCAGATCGAAGCTGTGGCGATCCGAAAACTCCGCGCCCTCTTAGCGGCCGAAGGAGCTAAAACCCCCGCTCCGGCGGCTGCAGCGTCCGGTTCCCAAAGTTTTTCGCGCGCCACGACGCCGAAGACCAACGGCAAGCTTCGCAGGCGTTCCTCGTGATTCCAACATCCTATGTCTTATGCGCCTGTAGCTCAAACTGGATAGAGCAGGGGCGTCCTAAGCCCTGTGTTGGAGGTTCGACTCCTCCCAGGCGCACTTCATCCAGCAAAGTCCAACAACAGCCCCTTAGAATTGCTTAGAAGATGCATAGCGCTTATCAGGGAATGTCGAAAAAATACTTGACAAGCTTTGCGAGACTTTCTATAGTGGGGAAAACCTGAGAAGGAGGTGTCCTTAGACTCCCGGGGAAGGGGAGGAACAAGCCAGGCATCCTGCGCGGGTGGAACGCGAGGAAAAGTTCCTTTCAATCTTTGAGCGTCTGAGGATATGTGAGTTTGGATGTGCTGGGTCGGAGATGCAGAGGTACAACAAGGAGGGAAGGCGATGGTGAAGGCTACGCGAAGATGCGCAGTCCTTCTTGGCCTCGCGGCCATCAGTCTAGTCGCGGGCAGCGTTCCTGCATTGGCGGAAGTGCAGAACGTGAAGGTTGGCGGAGACATCACCGTCCGCGGGTTCATCAGGCGGTGTGTTGACTTAAACTGTATTGATGACGAAAAGTCGGTCGCGAATAATACCGTGGCGGCCGGAGATCGAAACGATCGGTTTCTGATGCAGACCACCGGGATCAACATCGGCGCAGACTTGACCGAGAACGTGTCGACGTTTGTCAGGCTTGCGAATGAAAGTGATTGGGCGCGAGATGCGGCCACGGGTGGCGGAGCCACAGGGACCCTCTCGGATTTTGCGGTGAGCCAAAGCTATGTCACCCTCAAAGAGCTGTTTTACTCGCCGCTGACGGTGAAGGTCGGCCGGCAGCCCATTTCGTGGGGACGGGGATTTGTGCTCGGCAGCAACCTGATCCCATCGATCGTGAACCGAACGAACGATCTGCATGGATCCATTACCGCGAATGAGTTCACGGACTTCACGGCGTTCGACGCGATCCGTGCCACGCTTGACTTGTCCAACATGGGCGGGCTGAATATTCCCTTACTGGCTGACTACGTGTATATCAAGCTCAATGAGGGGAGTGTCGGACGTTCGGACGATGTCACCCTCCAGGGTGTGAACTTCAGCACGCATTTGGACAATCACAACGCTGAGGCTGAGACCTACTGGCTGATTAAGAGAGATCGGAGTACGAAGAACCTGACGGACACCGGTGGTGCGACGACGACGCCAGCAACAGATAATTTTGGGTCGGTGAACACGATCGGTGTTCGTGGGAGTGCGAAGCCAGTGGAAGGCGGCTACGTGTTTGGGGAGATCGCCTACCAATTCGGCAGGCGAGCGCTTGATGGCGATGCAGCTCTGATCGCTGGCGATGCGCATCAAGCGTGGGCGTGGGATCTTGGGGTCGAGTACACGCTCCAGAACACGGCGTGGAACCCGAAACTGGGATGGGAGTGGATCTTCTGGTCAGGCAAGGATATTGACGGGGCAGGAAATGGCTGGGACCCGATCGCGCGCGGGTACTACACGACAGCGCTGCGCGAGTTCCAAACTGGAGCCAACGCCGGCTTCTATCCGACACCCCAAGCGGGTGACACGTCTGCCGCAACCAACCAGCATCAGTTTGCCTGGTACGGCAGTATTAACCCGATTGAGGATTTGACGATCGCACCCCGCCTGACCTTCTTCTTCCTCGATGAGAGCTCAACTGTGGCGAAACCGGGCAAGCGGAGGGGCTATGCCGGGGCGGAATGGGACACCAACGTGGTGTACAACTACACAGACGATGTGCAATTTGGTCTGCTGTACGCCTTGTTTGCTCCGGGCAACATCTACAGGGGCTTAAACGACGCCTCTTCACAAGAGCTTGTGACGACGGTGAGCGTCAAGTTCTAAGTCGTCCTTGCATCACACAACGTCCCCCTGTCTCGTAAGAGGCAGGGGGTGTTGTTTTCTGACATGATCTCTCAACCGTTATCCATCGCGTTTGTGTGGCATATGCACCAGCCGTACTACCGGAATGCGGTCACCGGCGAATGCTCGATGCCGTGGGTCCGTCTGCACGCGACCAAAGATTATCTGGATATGGTGCAGCGACTTGAGGCCTTCCCGACGATCCATCAGACCTTTAATCTCGTACCCTCATTACTCGATCAACTCGAAGAGTATCTGCCGCCGGCCAGCCGTTCCGATACCTTTCTTGATCTCTCGAGGAAGCCGGCGTCCGATCTGACGGTCGAAGAGCGGCGATTCGTGCTGTGGTGGTTTTTCCTGGCCCATATCGAACGCATGATCCAACCCTATCCGTGTTATCACGATCTGCTGGCCAAGCGCGGCCTGCACCCATCTTCAGACGATTGGCCTTCGCTGGAGCGCCGTTTTAGCACGCAAGAGTATCGTGATTTGCAGGTGTGGTTTAATCTGGTGTGGATCGATCCGTGGCTGCGACGCCAAGACCCCCAACTGGCCAAGCTTGAAGCGCAGGGCAGCGGGTTTACCGAACCCCAAAAGCAGTACGTGCTTGATCAGCACATACAGATTATGGGAAAGGTCATTCCGGCGTACCGCCAAGCGCTGAGGCGCGGCCAAGTGGAGCTCACCACGTCTCCCTACTACCATCCCATTCTGCCGCTGCTGTGCGAGATGAATGAGGCTAAGCAGGCGCTGCCGGATACCCAGCTTCCGCGGCAAGGGTTCCGGCATCCTGACGATGCCTCATGGCATCTGCGGCAAGCGCTCACGCGCCACCACGCAGTCTTTGGAAGCGCCCCCAAGGGGTTCTGGCCGTCTGAAGGCAGCGTGAGCGAAGCGGTCATTGGGCTTGCGATGGCCGAGCGCTTGCGGTGGATGGCGACGGATGAGGAAATCCTTTGGCGAAGTCTGCAATCGCCGCGAAATCCAGCGCACTTGTATCGGCCCCACGTCCTGCAGCGCCGTGAGGGTGAGCTGGCCATCGTCTTTCGGGATCGGGAACTGTCTGATCTCATCGGGTTTGTCTATAGCCAATGGGATCCCAAGGCGGCGACAGCCGATTTTCTGAAGCGGCTTGAGAGCATTCGAATCCAGGTGCCAGCTGATGGCCCGCCCGCGCTAGTGAGCGTTATTCTTGACGGCGAGAATGCCTGGGAATACTACCCGGATGATGGGCACGAATTTTTCATGCGTCTGTATGAGGCGCTAGCTCGTGATGAGCGGTTTCGCTGCGTGACCGTCAGCGAATTTCTCGACCGCGCTCCCATGGGGCAATGGCCCTCCTTGCCGAAACTCTCCAGCGGTTCTTGGATTGGCGGCAACTTCGCCACCTGGGTCGGCCATCCGGAGAAGAACGCGGCGTGGGCGGCGCTGAGCGAGGCGCGTGAGGCGCTTGGGCCGCCGCCGGCAGCAGGGCAGGAGCCTCCTCGCGAGGCCTGGAAGAGCCTGGGAATTGCGGAAGGCAGTGATTGGATGTGGTGGTTTGGCGATACGCATTTTTCGGCGCAGGCCGATCAGTTTGATGCGTTATTCCGCGCGCATCTGATGAATGCGTATCGGCAGGCCGGTCTGGCACCTCCCGAAGCGCTCGAACAGCCGATCCGCCAGAAGCAGGTCCAGCGGCTTGTTGAGCCAACCGGGCTGATCCATCCGGTGATCGACGGCCGAGAAACGTCCTATTATGAGTGGCTGTATGCCGGCCGCTGCGATCTCACACAGCAATACGCCGCCATTCAGCGGTCGGAGCAATGCGTGCGGCAGCTGCTCTACGGGTTCGATGATCACGCGCTGTACCTTCGCATCGATGTCGATCGCATGGCGCTTAAGCGATTGGTTCCTTGGACGATCACGGTGAGCCTTGGGGAGGATGTGGCGATCACCCTTCAACCTAAGGACGCCGTGGCGCTGGCGTTCTTGGATCGGTCCACGGCGGCGGAGCCGAAACCACTGTCATGCGCTTTTGATCACGTGATTGAGCTCGCGCTGCCGCTGGATGATCTTCCGACGCGAGCGGCCGAAAGGGTGTTGGTCGCGCTGGCACTAAGCCATGACAGCGCCGTGGTGGAGCGCTACCCCCTCCAAGGAACCTTTGCGCTCTCTATTTCCATCCAAGAGTTGGAAATGCGCGCGTGGCCGCTCTAGATCCTGCGCTTGAATTGTCGACGGTGAACACCTATAATGAATAAATCGTCATGATGCCTCCAATTCGCATTGCGATCGCCGGCGTTGGCAACTGCGCGAGCGCGTTACTGCAGGGACTTGAATATTACCGAAATCCTGGACGGCGTCGAACGGCGAGCGCAGGGCTCTTGCATCCGCGGGTCGGCCCGTACGCGCCATCGGACATCAGGGTGGTCGCGGCATTTGACATTGATGCGAGAAAAGTCGGCAAGCCTTTGGAGGTCGCCTTGTCGGCTCCCCCGAATTGCACGACTCGATTCATGCGTCGGTTGCCTCGCTATGGCGTGACCGTGCAGATGGGGCCGGTGCTTGATGGGATCGCTCCGCACATGCTCCGTTATCCCCCCGCAGAAACGTTCCTGCGAGCGAACGCCAAGGCGGTTGATATCGACAAGGTCTTACAACGTTCCCGCGCCCACATCCTCATGAACTATCTGCCGGTGGGGTCTCAGCGGGCCACCGAAGCTTATGCGCAGGCATGCCTCAAGACCGGGGTGAGCTTGATCAATTGCATTCCGGTCTTTATCGCTTCAGATGCCCGCTGGGCGAAGCGATTTGCCGATCGAGGCATCCCGCTCATCGGTGATGACGTGAAGGGGCAGGTGGGAGCCACCATTCTTCACCGGGCCCTCGCCCAGCTCTTTAGAGATCGCGGGGCCGTGGTCGCCCGCACCTATCAGCTGAACGT contains:
- a CDS encoding pyruvate, phosphate dikinase, with the protein product MKRRTATLAKPASASARTGRNGAQKQTSIYRFGGGRADGSAEMKKLLGGKGANLAEMTNLGVPVPPGFTITTDVCRQFYELGGRWPKGLEHELAQRLKWLEGVTKKGFGDPKNPLLVSVRSGAAVSMPGMMDTILNLGLNTQTVHGLVVKTENPRFVFDAYRRFIQMYGDVVLEVERKQFEEALGKHKATHGVKTDAELPAEALKALVADYKQIVKRAKGADFPEDPMEQLRGAINAVFSSWNNERAKIYRRLNNITGLAGTAVTVQSMVFGNMGKTSLTGVCFTRDPSTGENVFYGEYLVNAQGEDVVAGIRTPKPVAELKKEFPKLYDQLFKVGKRLEKYFKEVQDLEFTVEEGVLYMLQARTGKRTARAATTFATDFVNEGVISKEAALLRIDPAQIDQLLHPTIDPKAKLSVIAKGLPASPGAAVGKVVFHARRAVELAEAGSRVILVREETSPEDIEGMHAAQGILTSRGGITSHAAVVGRGMGKCCVVGCSEITVHEEESRFTVGDVVVKELDWITLNGTTGEVMLGEAPLVEPQLTGSFKQILDWADGIRRLKIRANADTPHDATVARDFGAEGIGLCRTEHMFFAEDRLPAVREMILAKNVAARKKALAKLLPFQRDDFKGIFEAMRGLPVTIRLLDPPLHEFLPATPEDQERVAKQLGIPVRQLADTVNTLHEINPMLGHRGCRLGLTYPEINEMQAQAIFEATCELARDGIKVIPEVMIPLVGHPNEFRVAKRTIDDVAKHTMERFQMTFTYLVGTMIEVPRAAVVADVIAHEAEFFSFGTNDLTQMTFGFSRDDIGKFLPHYLKEGILPADPFVKLDQEGVGELIKLGVRKGRATRKDLKVGICGEHGGEPSSIEFCHRLGFDYVSCSPYRVPVARLAAAQAVLREKHKG
- a CDS encoding sigma-70 family RNA polymerase sigma factor produces the protein MDPIRSYLKDIKSIPLLNAKQEIELAKKIQKGDARARRQMTTANLRLVINIAKRYSHLGVPLLDLVEEGNLGLMKAVTKYNPKKGFRFSTYGAWWIRQYITRAIANQGKTVRIPVYMTEMLSKFKRVTEELAQKLGRKPTIPELARRMRLPEERVERLQELANAPQATSLETPVGDEGETEMIDLLQDEHSATPEEDITRFLQHERIDALLAKLNERERKIILLRYGLIDEITRTLGETAKHFGITRERVRQIEAVAIRKLRALLAAEGAKTPAPAAAASGSQSFSRATTPKTNGKLRRRSS
- a CDS encoding alginate export family protein; its protein translation is MKVGGDITVRGFIRRCVDLNCIDDEKSVANNTVAAGDRNDRFLMQTTGINIGADLTENVSTFVRLANESDWARDAATGGGATGTLSDFAVSQSYVTLKELFYSPLTVKVGRQPISWGRGFVLGSNLIPSIVNRTNDLHGSITANEFTDFTAFDAIRATLDLSNMGGLNIPLLADYVYIKLNEGSVGRSDDVTLQGVNFSTHLDNHNAEAETYWLIKRDRSTKNLTDTGGATTTPATDNFGSVNTIGVRGSAKPVEGGYVFGEIAYQFGRRALDGDAALIAGDAHQAWAWDLGVEYTLQNTAWNPKLGWEWIFWSGKDIDGAGNGWDPIARGYYTTALREFQTGANAGFYPTPQAGDTSAATNQHQFAWYGSINPIEDLTIAPRLTFFFLDESSTVAKPGKRRGYAGAEWDTNVVYNYTDDVQFGLLYALFAPGNIYRGLNDASSQELVTTVSVKF
- a CDS encoding inositol-3-phosphate synthase, which produces MPPIRIAIAGVGNCASALLQGLEYYRNPGRRRTASAGLLHPRVGPYAPSDIRVVAAFDIDARKVGKPLEVALSAPPNCTTRFMRRLPRYGVTVQMGPVLDGIAPHMLRYPPAETFLRANAKAVDIDKVLQRSRAHILMNYLPVGSQRATEAYAQACLKTGVSLINCIPVFIASDARWAKRFADRGIPLIGDDVKGQVGATILHRALAQLFRDRGAVVARTYQLNVGGNTDFLNMLNHDRLQMKKISKTEAVQSILSERLPTMDIHIGPSDYVAWQRDRKVCFLRIEGRGFGNCPIEIEARLSVEDSPNSAGMTIDAIRCLRIARDRGLRGPIQSVSAWTMKHPPHPMTDEEARGSTEAFIRGTSSR